In the genome of Deinococcus aerius, the window CCTTGGTGATCGCCTTCACGTCCTCCAGGCTGAGCATCTGCCCCGCCGGGATGGTGCGGCCCGCCACATCCACGTCCGCCGTCAGGGTGCGCCCGTAGATCGAGGTCTCGATCTCGCTGCCCTTGCGACTTCTCCACTCGCCCGTGCGCTCGTCGGTCGCGCCCAGCGGGATCACCGTGTAGTCGGTGGTGCCGCAGTCCACGTCGCGCACGACGACCTCGTGGGCCACGTCCACCAGCTTGCGGGTCAGGTAGCCCGAGTCGGCCGTTCGGAGCGCCGTGTCCGCGCCACCCTTACGCGCGCCGTGGGTGGAGATGAAGTACTCCAGCACCGTCAGACCCTCGCGGAAGGACGCCTTGATGGGCACCTCGATGGTCGAGCCGTCCGGGCGGGCCATCAGGCCGCGCATCCCGGCGAGCTGGCGGATCTGCTGGGGGTTACCACGCGCACCCGACTGACTCATGATCCACAGCGGGTTGAAGGGGTAGTTGCGGCTGAAGTTCTCGAAGACCGCGTTCTTCACCTCGTCGGTGGTGTCGTTCCAGAGCTGCACGACCTGCTTGTACCGCTCCTCTTCGGTCATGAAGCCGAACTCGTAGTTCTGCTCGATCTCCTTGAGCTTCTCGTCGGCCTCGGCGAGCAGCTCCGCCTTGTTGGGCGGCAGCACGATGTCGTCGATGCCGATGGTGATGCCCGAGGTGGTGGAGAGCTTGAAGCCGCTGTCCTTCAGGGCGTCGAGCAGCCCGGCGGTCGCCTCGATCCCGAGGTGCTTGAAGCACCCCATCACCATGTCCTTGAGGTGGTCCTTCTCGTACGCCGTCTCCAGGTTCACCAGCGTGTCCACGAGGTGGCCCTGCGCGCCCAGCGCCTCCTGCACCAGGCGGCGGAACATCACGCGCCCGGCGGAGGTCTCGTACACGGTGCCGTTGAGGCGGATGCGCACGTGATCCTGGAAGTCGATCTCGCCGCGGTCCACGGCCATGATCGCCTCATCGGGGTTGGAGAAGACGTACTTGATGCGCCCGGGGCTGGTCTCGGTGCCGTTCACCCGGATCGGGGTGTTCAGCGCCACGCGGCCCCCTTGCAGCGCGGCCAGCGCGTCCTGCTCGTTGGCGAACTCGCTCCCCGCGCCCAGGTTGTCCTTGCGAAGCTGCGTCAGCGTGAAGATGCCCAGGATGATGTCGCGGCTGGGCTTGACGTTGGGCTCGCCGTTCGCGGGCGAGAGCAGGTTGTGCGCCGAGAGCATCTGGATGCGGGCCTCGGCCTGCGCCTGCGCGCTCAGCGGCACGTGGATCGCCATCTGGTCGCCGTCGAAGTCGGCGTTGAACGCCTCACAGACGAGCGGGTGGAGCTGGATGGACTGACCCTCGACGAGCACGGGCTCGAACGCCTGGATGCCGAGGCGGTGCAGGGTGGGCGCGCGGTTGAGCAGCACGACCTTGTCCTCGATGACCTCTTCCAGCGCGTCCCACACGGAGTCGCGGGTGTCGCGGTAGCGCTCCAGCATCTTGCGGGCCTGCTTGATGTTGGTGACCTCACCCTTCTCTTCGAGCACCTTGAACAGGAAGGGCTTGAAGAGTTCGAGCGCCATGCGCTTGGGCACCCCGCACTGGTGCAGCTTGAGCTGCGGGCCGACCACGATCACGCTTCGGCCCGAGTAGTCCACGCGCTTGCCCAGCAGGTTCTGCCGGAAGCGGCCCTGCTTGCCGCCGAGCAGGTCGGTCAGCGAGCGCAGGCTGCGGTCGGAGCCCGGGTTGGTGACCGGGCTGCCGCGCCGCCCGTTGTCGATGAGCGCGTCCACGGCTTCCTGAAGCATCCGCTTCTCGTTGCGGATGATCATGTCGGGGGCGCCCTGGCTCATCAGCTTCTTCAGGCGGTTGTTGCGGTTGATCAGGCGGCGGTACAGGTCGTTGAGGTCGGAGGTGGCAAATCTCCCGCCGTCCACCTGCACCATGGGCCGGAGGTCGGGCGGCATGACCGGCACCGTCTCCAGGATCATCCATGAGGGGTTGTTGCCGCTGCGCTTGAAGGCGCGCACGACCTCCAGCCGCTTGCGGGCCTTGGCGCGCTTGTGGCGCGAGGAGTCCTTCATCTGCTCGCCGAGTTCGGCCTCCATAACGTCGAGGTCCATGTCGTCGAGCAGTTCCTTGACCGCCTCGGCGCCCATCTTGGCCTCGAAGTCGTAGGACTCGATCACGCGGACCTGCTTGCGGACGAGGTCGATCTCGATGCGCCCGCTGATCTCGGAACGCAGATTGCCCGAGTCGGCCAGCTCGTCGCCCGGCTCCACGCGGTCGCCGTTCACGACGAGGGGCTCGTCCTGGTAGGCGTACACCTTCGCCTTGGAGACGATGATCGAGGCGGGCGCGTGCAGGGTGATGACGCCGTCGGCCTCGGCCACGACCTCCTCGTCCTTGTCGATGGCGCCGACGACCTTCTGGCCCTTGCGGACCTCCGAGCCGTCGCCGACAAGCACGTGCATGGTGGGGTTGATGGGGTACTCGACGCGGCGGGTCCAGTGGGCCGTGACCTTCACGTCGCCCTTCTTCTTGGGGAAGGTGACGTTCGAGAGGCGGCTGTCGCGGCTCACGCGCAGGCGGCTGCCCGCCTCGGCGCTCGCCAGCACGGCCCCGGCCTCGATCACTTCGCCCTCGGCGACCTGCACGTTCATGCCGTGCGGGATGTACACGCGGGCCAGCACCTCGCCCCGGGTGCCCTCCTCGGCGGCGCTGTCCCGCAGCTCCACCATCACGGAGTCCTCGCCCATGTCGTGCAGGAAGGCGGTGCCGTCCACGGGGGAGGTGATCTGAACGTCCCCCTCC includes:
- a CDS encoding DNA-directed RNA polymerase subunit beta'; translated protein: MKDFNKVRIAIASPARIREWSFGEVEKPETINYRTLKPEREGLFDERIFGPMKDYECACGKYKRQRYEGKVCERCGVEVTSSKVRRYRMGHIDLATPAAHIWYVKDTPSKIGTLLDLSAGQLEKVLYFSSFLVTQPLNAQKDGRPLKRGELLSDDEYRELRFGRQETYALPNGTEAAIRDGEYVTRGQTLGGNVVSKMDGLAQYRFPRRAEIAYAEQTEASLPLPADVLVEQDAFRAGEILAELEGDVQITSPVDGTAFLHDMGEDSVMVELRDSAAEEGTRGEVLARVYIPHGMNVQVAEGEVIEAGAVLASAEAGSRLRVSRDSRLSNVTFPKKKGDVKVTAHWTRRVEYPINPTMHVLVGDGSEVRKGQKVVGAIDKDEEVVAEADGVITLHAPASIIVSKAKVYAYQDEPLVVNGDRVEPGDELADSGNLRSEISGRIEIDLVRKQVRVIESYDFEAKMGAEAVKELLDDMDLDVMEAELGEQMKDSSRHKRAKARKRLEVVRAFKRSGNNPSWMILETVPVMPPDLRPMVQVDGGRFATSDLNDLYRRLINRNNRLKKLMSQGAPDMIIRNEKRMLQEAVDALIDNGRRGSPVTNPGSDRSLRSLTDLLGGKQGRFRQNLLGKRVDYSGRSVIVVGPQLKLHQCGVPKRMALELFKPFLFKVLEEKGEVTNIKQARKMLERYRDTRDSVWDALEEVIEDKVVLLNRAPTLHRLGIQAFEPVLVEGQSIQLHPLVCEAFNADFDGDQMAIHVPLSAQAQAEARIQMLSAHNLLSPANGEPNVKPSRDIILGIFTLTQLRKDNLGAGSEFANEQDALAALQGGRVALNTPIRVNGTETSPGRIKYVFSNPDEAIMAVDRGEIDFQDHVRIRLNGTVYETSAGRVMFRRLVQEALGAQGHLVDTLVNLETAYEKDHLKDMVMGCFKHLGIEATAGLLDALKDSGFKLSTTSGITIGIDDIVLPPNKAELLAEADEKLKEIEQNYEFGFMTEEERYKQVVQLWNDTTDEVKNAVFENFSRNYPFNPLWIMSQSGARGNPQQIRQLAGMRGLMARPDGSTIEVPIKASFREGLTVLEYFISTHGARKGGADTALRTADSGYLTRKLVDVAHEVVVRDVDCGTTDYTVIPLGATDERTGEWRSRKGSEIETSIYGRTLTADVDVAGRTIPAGQMLSLEDVKAITKEAKAVGEVFVRTPLNCRVKAGVCQKCYGYDLSQAKPVSMGEAVGVVAAESIGEPGTQLTMRTFHTGGVAGGGDITMGLPRVIELFEARKPKTQAVVADRDGVVRIEEEEERYLVRIEAEDEQYSSKTAMKIGKALRLIVRDGDRVEAGQPLTRGAINPHDLLLYKDTDAAQRYLVEEVQRVYRSQGVKVHDKHIEVIVRQMLRYVEITDGGDTDLLEGQTVERWEVDQANEALADGKTPASWKPVLLGITKSSLTTKSWLSAASFQHTTHVLTEASMRGQVDELIGLKENVILGKLIPAGTGLMTVREMQVADDRTLEKYGEEGRSPDSVTGTQRYDDTRPGSTPTIPGYAD